Proteins from one Microbacterium faecale genomic window:
- the phnL gene encoding phosphonate C-P lyase system protein PhnL — translation MTDLTPVLSVEGVAKTFTLHLQGSQVLPVLQGVTFDVPRGACVVLGGDSGAGKSTIMKMVFGSYQVERGRIALAAGDRTVDIAIASPREVLAARRDAMGYVSQFLSAVPRVAAIDVVAEPLVERGSDRAVARERAGELLERLSIPERLWELPPATFSGGEQQRVNIARGFATERPLMLLDEPTASLDARNRAVVVEMIRERLRAGTGILAICHDAEVRDAVADRIVDVSAFAPERQMVPA, via the coding sequence ATGACCGACCTCACCCCCGTGCTCTCCGTCGAGGGCGTGGCGAAGACGTTCACTCTCCATCTCCAGGGATCTCAGGTGCTGCCCGTGCTGCAGGGCGTGACGTTCGACGTGCCGCGCGGCGCGTGCGTCGTCCTGGGTGGTGATTCCGGAGCCGGCAAGAGCACGATCATGAAGATGGTCTTCGGCAGCTACCAGGTCGAACGCGGCCGAATCGCGCTCGCCGCGGGCGACCGGACGGTCGACATCGCGATCGCGTCTCCGCGTGAGGTGCTCGCCGCCCGACGCGACGCCATGGGGTACGTCAGCCAGTTCCTCAGCGCCGTGCCGCGTGTGGCCGCCATCGACGTCGTCGCCGAGCCGCTCGTGGAGCGCGGATCCGACCGCGCTGTCGCCCGGGAACGGGCGGGAGAGCTGCTCGAGCGGCTCAGCATCCCCGAGCGACTCTGGGAGCTGCCGCCCGCGACGTTCTCCGGCGGTGAGCAGCAGCGCGTGAACATCGCGCGCGGGTTCGCGACCGAGCGACCCCTCATGCTGCTCGACGAGCCGACCGCGTCGCTCGACGCGCGCAACCGGGCCGTGGTCGTCGAGATGATCCGCGAGCGACTCCGCGCCGGCACCGGGATCCTCGCGATCTGCCACGACGCCGAGGTGCGCGATGCCGTCGCCGATCGGATCGTCGACGTGTCCGCCTTCGCGCCCGAACGGCAGATGGTGCCGGCATGA
- a CDS encoding DUF1045 domain-containing protein, whose amino-acid sequence MTRYAVYAVPGAGPNPPADAMNLRDAVERWFARRGARAVTVDPRRYGYHATLKAPFRLAEGTTEDDLVQAVGAFAAARDAVVLRHVAPAVIGRFRALVSAGDPHDANALAADVVRHFEPFRAPLTDAERERRRPERLSDRQRELLDAYGYPYVLDEFRLHITLTDALDPAGCDAIDEAIALHFGEVTGTDVPLTALTVAVEPAPGEPFHHLASLPLRTKEPTA is encoded by the coding sequence ATGACGCGATACGCGGTCTACGCGGTTCCCGGCGCCGGTCCGAACCCGCCCGCCGACGCGATGAACCTGCGCGATGCCGTCGAGCGCTGGTTCGCTCGGCGCGGCGCGCGCGCCGTCACCGTGGATCCGCGTCGATACGGGTACCACGCGACGCTGAAGGCGCCGTTCCGGCTGGCCGAGGGGACGACGGAAGACGACCTCGTCCAGGCCGTCGGTGCATTCGCAGCGGCGCGAGACGCGGTCGTCCTCCGGCACGTCGCGCCGGCGGTCATCGGCCGCTTCCGTGCACTGGTGTCGGCGGGGGATCCACACGACGCCAACGCGCTCGCGGCCGACGTGGTCCGCCACTTCGAGCCGTTCCGCGCCCCGCTGACCGACGCCGAGCGCGAACGGCGCCGACCCGAACGCCTCTCGGATCGACAGCGGGAGCTGCTCGACGCTTACGGCTACCCGTACGTGCTCGACGAGTTCCGCCTCCACATCACGCTGACCGACGCGCTCGACCCCGCGGGGTGCGACGCGATCGACGAAGCGATCGCCCTGCACTTCGGTGAGGTCACGGGCACCGACGTCCCGCTGACCGCGCTGACCGTCGCGGTCGAGCCGGCGCCCGGCGAGCCGTTCCACCACCTCGCCAGTCTTCCCCTGCGTACGAAGGAGCCCACCGCATGA